Proteins encoded in a region of the Triticum dicoccoides isolate Atlit2015 ecotype Zavitan chromosome 3A, WEW_v2.0, whole genome shotgun sequence genome:
- the LOC119270515 gene encoding protein IRON-RELATED TRANSCRIPTION FACTOR 2-like — protein MGHQHQMFNDPFASSMSSLEEDMFSGAGGYHHLTPSMQWPGLDNDIPSAPAANNSTSSGGSGSQRKMSHNAYERDRRKQLNEQYSSLRSLLPDDDHNKKMSIPTTVSRVIKYIPELQKEVDGLEKKKEELRRASCEQGAMRQNTAPIVSATCLDDREIMVQVSLVSTMAIALPMSKCIKVLENQGLRLINSSTSAFQNRTFYSLHLQRKLNNPTIVSRVIKYIPELQKEVDGLEKKKEQLTRASCRPGDDTAPIVSATCLNDREIMVQVSLLNTMAGALPMSKCINVLENQGLCLVSSSASAFQNRTFYSLHLQRTQRTMSKECSAFCDELENAVKQKAGLHPHY, from the exons ATGGGGCACCAGCACCAGATGTTCAACGACCCCTTCGCGAGCAGCATGTCGTCACTGGAGGAGGACATGTTCTCCGGTGCCGGCGGCTACCACCACCTCACGCCGTCCATGCAGTGGCCGGGCTTGGATAATGACATACCGTCGGCGCCGGCTGCCAACAACTCCACCTCCTCCGGCGGCTCCGGATCACAGCGCAAGATGAGTCACAACGCGTACGAGCGTGACCGCCGCAAGCAGCTCAACGAGCAATATTCCTCCCTCCGCTCCCTCCTCCCCGATGACGATCACAAT aagaagatgagcatTCCGACCACGGTCTCGCGGGTGATCAAGTACATCCCGGAGCTGCAGAAGGAGGTAGACGgcctggagaagaagaaggaggagctgaGGCGGGCCAGCTGCGAGCAAGGCGCCATGAGGCAGAACACAGCCCCGATCGTGTCCGCCACCTGCCTCGACGACAGGGAGATCATGGTCCAGGTCAGCCTGGTAAGCACAATGGCCATAGCTCTGCCCATGTCCAAGTGCATCAAGGTGCTGGAGAACCAAGGTCTTCGCCTCATAAATTCGTCGACTTCCGCATTCCAGAACAGGACGTTCTATAGCCTCCATCTTCAG AGGAAGCTGAACAATCCGACCATTGTGTCGCGGGTGATCAAGTACATCCCGGAGCTGCAGAAGGAGGTAGACGgcctggagaagaagaaggaacagCTGACGCGTGCCAGCTGCAGGCCGGGAGATGACACGGCTCCGATCGTCTCCGCCACCTGCCTCAACGACAGGGAAATCATGGTCCAGGTCAGCCTGCTGAACACCATGGCTGGCGCTCTGCCCATGTCCAAATGCATCAACGTGCTGGAGAATCAAGGCCTCTGCCTCGTCAGCTCGTCCGCTTCCGCTTTTCAGAACAGGACCTTCTATAGCCTTCATCTTCAG AGAACCCAACGAACAATGAGCAAAGAGTGCTCAGCATTTTGTGACGAACTGGAGAACG